Proteins from a single region of Gorilla gorilla gorilla isolate KB3781 chromosome 16, NHGRI_mGorGor1-v2.1_pri, whole genome shotgun sequence:
- the C16H15orf61 gene encoding uncharacterized protein C15orf61 homolog, with protein sequence MEALRRAHEVALRLLLCRPWASRAAARPKPSASEVLTRHLLQRRLPHWTSFCVPYSAVRNDQFGLSHFNWPVQGANYHVLRTGCFPFIKYHCSKAPWQDLARQNRFFTALKVVNLGIPTLLYGLGSWLFARVTETVHTSYGPITVYFLNKEDEGAMY encoded by the exons ATGGAGGCCCTGCGGAGGGCCCACGAGGTCGCGCTCCGCCTGCTGCTGTGTAGGCCGTGGGCCTCGCGCGCCGCCGCCCGCCCCAAGCCCAGCGCCTCGGAGGTGCTGACGCGGCATCTGCTGCAGCGGCGCCTGCCGCACTGGACCTCCTTCTGCGTGCCCTACAGCGCCGTCCGCAACGACCAGTTCGGCCTCTCGCACTTCAACTGGCCGGTGCAGGGCGCCAACTACCACGTCCTGCGCACCGGCTGCTTCCCCTTCATCAAGTACCACTGCTCCAAGGCTCCCTGGCAGGACCTGGCCCGGCAGAACCGCTTCTTCACGGCGCTCAAGGTCGTCAACCTCG GTATTCCAACTTTATTATATGGACTTGGCTCCTGGTTATTTGCCAGAGTCACAGAGACTGTGCATACCAGTTATGGACCCATAACAGTTTATTTTCTCAATAAAGAAGATGAAGGTGCCATGTATTGA